TCGCCGGCGATCTCGGGGATCGCGGCGATGATCTCGTCGTCGACGCTGCGCACGAAGTGGTCGACCTCCGCCGGCTTCAGCGCCGCCTCCGCGAACTGTGCCAGCCAGGTCTCGATCGCCGCTGCGACCTCGGCCCCCATGCCGCCTCCTCGGTGCCCGAACTTTGGTGCCACGTACATCGGGATCCAGTAGAGGTGGGATCCGGTGCTCCGCTCTTGGAGCCTCCCACAAAACCGTCGCGGACGTGTGGTGGCGGTCACAAGCGCCGCACCTGGCCGGCAGCCCACGCTGGGAGCACGGGCACGACCGAGAGGAAGCCGATGAGCGAGTACGACTACGTGGTGGTGGGCAGCGGGTCGGCCGGCGCCGTCCTGGCCAGCCGGCTGAGCGAGGACCCGGGGGTCTCCGTCCTCGTCCTCGAGGCAGGCGGGAAGAGCCGGCCCAACCTCAACGTGCAGGTCCCGGCGGCCTTCGCCAAGCAGTTCCACACCGCGCTCGACTGGGACTACGAGTCCGAGCCCGAGCCGCATCTCGGTGGCCGCCGGATCTACCAGCCCCGCGGCAAGATGCTCGGCGGCACCAGCGGCATGAACGCGATGATCTACATCCGCGGCAACCGCGCCGACTACGACGGCTGGGCCAAGGCCGGCGCCACCGGCTGGTCGTACGACGAGGTGCTCCCCCTGTTCCGCCGGATGGAGACCAACAGCCGCGGCGCGAGCGAGTTCCACGGCGCGTCGGGCCCGCAGTACGTCGAGGACGCCCCCGACCCGCGCGAGGGATCGCGCCGGCTGGTGGACGCGATGGTCGAGGTCGGCCTGGGCCGCACCGACGACTTCAACGGCGTCCGGCAGGAGGGCGCCTCGCTGTACCAGCGGTTCACGCACCGCGGCCGCCGCTGGACGACGTACGACGGCTACCTGGCGCCGCACCGCAAGCGTCCCAACCTCACCATCACCAGCGGTGCCCTGGTGCACAAGGTCGTGATCGAGAACGGCCGGGCGACCGGCGTGCGCGTGAAGGTCGGCGGCACGCTGCAGACCATCCGCGCGCGCCGCGAGGTCGTCCTGTCCGCCGGCGCCTACAACACCCCGCAGCTGCTGATGCTCTCCGGCATCGGCCCGGCCGACCACCTCGCCGAGCACGGCATCACCACGGTGGTCGACAACCCGCACGTGGGTGCGCACCTGATGGACCACCCGATGTACCTGGTCAACTGGGACAGCAGCCACCCCGACAACCTGGCGTTCGCGGAGAAGCCGGCCCAGCTGTTGCGGTACTTCGTCCAGCACAAGGGCATGCTCACCTCCAACATCGGCGAGGCCGGCGCCTTCTTCCACACCAGCGTGGCCGACGACGCGCCGTCCCTGCAGATGATCGGCGCCCCGGTGTACTTCTGGCAGCACGGTGCGGCCGCGTACGACGGCCAGGCGATCGCGATCGGCCTGTCCCTGGTCGGCGCCCGCTCGGAGGGATCGGTGCGGCTCGCGTCGGCCGACCCGGAGCACAAGGTGCGGATCTGCAACAACTACTTCGAGCACCCCGACGACATGACCTCGATGGTCGAGGGCATCGAGCGGGCGCGCGAGGTGATGGCCGCGAAGGCCCTCAGGGGCTACGCGAACCACGAGATCCACCCGGGTCCGTCGTTCGGCACCGGCCGCACGGAGCTCGAGGAGGCGGTGCGCCAAGGCGTCGAGCACACCTACCACCCGAGCTGCACCGCCCGGATGGGCACCGAGAGCGGTGCTGCCGGGGGCGTGCTCGACGCGAGCCTGCGCGTGCACGGCGTCGCCGGGCTGCGGGTCGCCGACGCGTCGGCGATGCCGAGGGTCACCCACGGCAACACCCACGCCCCCACCATGCTGATCGGCGAGAAGGCCGCCGATCTCCTCACCAGCGGAGCCTGAGCCGGGTCTTTCGCCCCGTCTGCCAGCATGGCCGGGTGAGTCCGAGCATCCTGTGGTTCCGCCGGGACCTGCGGCTCGGCGACCACCCGGCCCTGCTGGCCGCGGCGGCCGAGGGCCCGGTGTTGCCGCTGTTCGTGATCGACCCGGCGCTGTGGGGGCCCTCGGGTGACGTCCGACGGGCCTTCCTGCTGCGGACGCTGCGTGCCCTCGACGCCTCGCTGCGCGAGCACGGTCCCGGACTGGTCGTCCGGTCAGGCCGGCCGGAGTCCGTCGTGCCGGCGCTGGTCGCGGAGGTCGGGGCGCAGGCGGTGCACGTCTCCGCCGACTTCGGCCCGTACGGCGCGGCCCGGGACGCCCGGGTGGCCGACGCCCTCGACTCGGTGCCGCTGGTGCCGACCGGGTCGCCGTACGCCGTCGCGCCGGGGCGGGTGCTGACCGGTGACGGTGGCCCGTACAAGGTGTTCACGCCGTTCCACAAGGCGTGGGCCAACCACGGCTGGCGGGCGCCTGCGGAGTCCGACCCGGCCGCCGTGGACTGGCTCGGCGCACCGTCCGAGGAGCTGCCCGACGAGCCGGACGTGTCCGGGGTCGACCTCCCCGAGGCCGGCGAAGCGGCCGCCCGTGCTCGCTGGGAGGCCTGGCGCGGGACGCCGTACGACGACGTGCGCGACCGTCCCGACCTGGACGCCACCTCGCGGCTCTCCCCCGACCTGCGCTGGGGCACCCTCCACCCGCGCACGATCCTGGCCGGGCTCGACGCCCGTCGCCACCACGACGCGGTCTTCCGCAAGGAGCTGGCCTGGCGGGAGTTCTACGCCCACGTCCTGCACGCCTGGCCGGACTCGGCCCGCGAGTACTTCAAGCCAGAGCTCCAGGGACTTCCCTACGTCACCGGGCGCGAGCGCGACCGGCGGCTGGCGGCGTGGACAGAGGGCCGCACCGGCTTCCCGATCGTCGACGCCGGGATGCGCCAGCTCCTCGCCGAGGGCTGGATGCACAACCGGGTGCGGATGATCGTGGCGTCCTTCCTGGTCAAGGACCTGCACGTCGAGTGGACCCACGGGGCCCGGCACTTCATGCGCCACCTCGTCGACGGCGACCTCGCGAGCAACCAGCACAACTGGCAGTGGGTGGCGGGCTGCGGCACCGACGCGGCGCCGTACTTCCGGATCTTCAACCCGACCACGCAGGGCAGGAAGTTCGACCCGGACGGCGCGTACGTGCGGCGCTGGATCCCCGAGCTGACGGACCCGACGCTCGGCGAGTACCCCGACCCGATCGTCGACCACGCCGAGCAGCGCGCCGCGACGCTCGAGGCCTACCAGCTGTTGCGACGACACGGAGGCTGACCCATCCACGACGCCGACCGCTCCGAAGACCCGGTGATGCCCGAGACGACGACCAGCTCCCCGGCCCCGGTGTTCACCGACGCCTGGGTCCCCGAGTCCGCCCGCGCGATCGTGCTGGTGCTGCACGGCGGCGCCGAGCACGGCACGGCCCCGCTCGACGGGCGCAGCCTGTCCTGGCGCCGTGGTCGGGCACTGGCCCGTCACCTCGCCGGCGTCACTGCCGCCGACGGGATCGGCGTGATGATGCTGCGCTACCGCGTCCGGGGATGGAACGCCGGCCACGGACCGCTGCCCTCGCCGGTCGCCGACGCGCGTTGGGCGCTCGGCGACATCGCCCGCACCCACGGCCTGCCCGTCGCCGTCCTCGGCCACTCGATGGGCGCCCGCACCGGCGTCGCCGTCGCCGACCACCCCTCGGTGCGCGGCGTGGTCGCCCTCGCCCCCTGGCTCCCGCCCGGGGACCCGGTCGCGCCCCTGACCGGCAAGGTGCTCCGGGCCGCGCACGGCCGGCTCGACCGGATCACCTCAGCCCGCGCCACCCGCGCCTACGTCGCCCGCGCGGGCGAGGTCGCGGACGCCGAGTTCACCGACATGGGGGCGGTCGGGCACTACCTGCTGCGGCGGGTGCCCCTGTGGAACGCGTACGCCGCAGCCAGCGTGCGCGAGGTGCTGGACGCCCCCGGACACGCCTGAGCCCCCGCAGACGTGGAGTCCTGCGGGGTGTGGGGCGGGGTCGCTACTCGTCGGGCGGGTGCACCGGGTGGGTGCCACGGTGGTCGACCCGGAACCGGTAGCCGTTGGGACTGGTCCACACGTAGGACCCGGATGTGATGGTGTCGTAGCGCCACGTCGAGTGGGTCTTCGCGCGGTGGTGCCGCCGACACAACGGCACCAAGTTGCACGGGCAGGTCGGTCCGCCCCGGTCGTGGGGCTGGTGGTGGTCGATGTCGCACCGGGTCGCGGGACGCGTGCAGTGCGGGAACCGGCAGGTGTGGTCCCGCAACACGACCCTGGTCTTGTGCCGCTCGGGGATCTCGTAGGAGCCGACGGGGAGATGATCGGCCAGGTCGATGACCGGCCGAACGATCACGGTGGTGTGCCGGGCACGCAGCCACTCCCGGATCTGCCCGGTGCTGATCGGGCAGCGGCCCTCCTCCCACCGCCCGACCGGGTTCCGGCCAGCAAGGGTGGTGTCGGTGACGTGCACGTTGAGGACGACCTTGCGACCCGGGACGGTCGCCACGACCTCCCCGGTCGCGGGGTCCGGGACCAACAGGTCCAGGGCCAGGTCCTGGCGGGCGAGCTCGGCAGCCGCCTTGGAGCGGCGCACGTCGAGTGACGAGTCGTCCCCGAGCCGGCCGAGAACCTCCGCCCTGCGTCCTACCGCTTGGTCGAGGTCGTGCCCGTCGGCGGCATCCAGGAGCCCGTCGAGGTGCACGAGCCCGTGCTCGTCGACGTCACCGATGTCGAAGTGCCGGTGGTCAGCAGCCTTGGCCCGGTCGGCCTCGGCGCGTTCGGGGTCGTAGCGCAGCACGGCTTCGGCGACGAGGCGCTCGAGCTGGGCCCATCCGACGCCGGAGGCGTTCCACAGCTGCCGGTCCACGAACCCCGCCGCCTCAGCACCAAGACCCCGGGTGAGGTCGGCGATCCGCTCGGCCCGCCACGGCGCCAACCGCCCCGCCACGACCGCCTCGTAGACGTTCGGGAGCCGCCACGCGCACTCGATCACCCGCCCGACGTACGCCTTGCCACCGTCCGGGGTACGGCCGAGGACCGCGACGAGCTCCATCAACGCGAACTCCGACACCAACGGCGCCCCGTCGCCGGCGATCGGGACACCGGTGTCGAGGTAGCCCTCGGTGATCGTCGCCGCACCCTCCGGTCCGGACACAACGTGGTCGCTCGCCCAGGCCGTGATGTCCTCCCACTCCTCGACCACCAACGCGTTGCGGGAGCGGATCCGGTCACCCACCCGCGACAGCAGAGCTGCCGTGCTGCGGGGCCGGGTTCCGAGATCCATGACTGAATTCTCCCACCCACCGCCGACATTGATGCTGGTCTTCGCTGCTCCCTGTGGAGTAGTGAAGAGGTCCCGATCGTCGTGCCTCAGCCTCCGACTGTCGCCCTGCTGGGTTGACCATCTTGTGGTCCGGCCGGCGGTCGGGACCCCGCGCGCCGGCCGGGCGGACATGACCTAATAAGAGCCTGGCAAGCGCCTCATCAATGTCCTGTCTGCTCGCCCGACCGGCGTCGACCATCCACATCGGTACGACACGGAAGGCAGCTCCATCATGACAGCGACACGACCAGTGACCCCTGCCGTCTTCGCGGGCGCTGACACCCACGCCGACACGATCCACGTGGCCGCGATCGACGGCTACGGTCGCGATCTCGGCGACGGCGAGTTCCCCACGACGCCGGCGGGCTACCGCGACGCCTTGGCCTTCCTCGCGTCGTTCGGTTCGGTACAGGTCTTCGGGATCGAAGGCACCAGCTCCTACGGAGCAGGGCTGGCCGTTGTGGCCCGCACGGCCGGGATCGCGGTGCGGGAGGTGATCCGTCCCGAAGCCACGGTGCGGCGGATGCAGGGCAAGTCCGACCTGATCGACGCTTACCAGGCGGCCCGTGCCGCCATGACCGGTCGCGCGAAGACCGCGCCGAAGGCCGAGGACGTCGAGGGACTTCGAGCGCTTCTCAGCACGCGACGTTCAGCCGCCAAGGCACGTACTGCGGCGATGAACCAGATTCACGCACAGTTGATCACCGCGCCCGTCGAGATCCGTGAGAGGTACCGGAAGCTGAGCGACAAGCGGTTGATCGACGCGCTCGCTGCCTGCCGCCCCGGCTCCCGCGGTGGAGTGGTGGCCACCGTGCTGCTCGGGTTGAAGATGCTGGCCCAGCGCCACCGGTTCCTCGGCCAGCAGATCGAGCTGCTCGACGACCAGCTCCGCGGCCTGGTCGCGGCGATCAACCTGAACCTGATCTCGGCACGCGGCATCGGACCGGTGACCGCTGCGCAGCTGCTCCTCACCGCGGGCGGCAACCCCGAGCGCCTGGCCAGCGAGACATCCTTCGCTGCCCTGTGCGGCACCGCACCGGTCCCGGCATCGTCGGGCAAGACCACCCGATACCGGCTCTCTCGTGGCGGGGATCGTCACGCCAACTCCGCGCTGCACACGATCGCGACCGTGCGGATGGCCAGCGACCCCCGCACCCGCGAGTTCGTCGCCACCCAGCGCGCCAAGAACCGCAGCAACCCCGAGATCCTGCGAATCCTCAAACGCGCCATCGCCCGCGAGGTGTTCAAGCTGCTCCAGAACCCGAACGCGCTTACCGGAATCGCCGACCTACGACGCATCCGACGCGAGAAGAACCTGCCTATCCGAGTCGTGGTCGAACAGCTCGGCACCACCCTGAACCATGTCAGCCGCATCGAACGCGGAGTCGCGTTCGACCGCGAGTTCACCCAGCGCTACCGAACCTGGCTCCAAGCCGCTTGACAACCATAGGAGCATCACAATCCAGCGTCGGAAACCCGCCTGGGGACAAGGGAAACTCCACATGGCGGGTGTGGACAAGCGACGTCACCAGACACCACCGACGTGATGTCGCGGACCGCACCCGACCCGCGAACCCAGCCACCTCCCCACCTTCTCGTCGCTGCCCTTTCGGAACCCGCCCGGCCACCCAACCGACGCCCATGGGCAGTTCCGGCAGCACGGCAGCGGGTCTCGTGGCGGCCGCTGCGCGACGTCCTCGACTTCCGGAGCGCAGCCAGCAGGTCCGCTCTCAGGCGAGCGCCAGGAACAGCTTCTCCATCTTCTTCGCATCGACCGAGTCCGGGCCGCCCTCGACCAGGCACTTCTGCAGGCCGGTGGCGACCAGCGCGTAGCCGCCGCGCCCGACGGCCTTGTTGACCGCGGCGAGCTGCATCAGCGCGTCCTCGCACTCGGCACCCTCCTCGAGCATCCGGATCACCGAGGCGAGGTGTCCGTTCGCGCGCTTGAGGCGGGTGATGATCGCCTTGATCTCCTCGGGCTCCAGCTTCATGCGGTTGCTCCCGTCTCTCCGGCCGTCAGGGCCTCCATCATCCCGGTCAGCCGGGCGCGGCCGTCGGCGGCCACCTCGGCGAGCGCGGGGTCGGGCACGAGCGAGGCGAGCAGCGCGGGGTCCATCACGTCGACGCGGGTGCGCCCCTCCCCTGCGTCGGCGACCACCACGTTGCACGGCATCAGGGCGGCGACCCGCGGCTCGACCTGCAGTGCGCGGTGGGCGAGCTGGGGCCGGCAGGCACCGAGGATGAG
This genomic interval from Nocardioides kongjuensis contains the following:
- a CDS encoding GMC family oxidoreductase produces the protein MSEYDYVVVGSGSAGAVLASRLSEDPGVSVLVLEAGGKSRPNLNVQVPAAFAKQFHTALDWDYESEPEPHLGGRRIYQPRGKMLGGTSGMNAMIYIRGNRADYDGWAKAGATGWSYDEVLPLFRRMETNSRGASEFHGASGPQYVEDAPDPREGSRRLVDAMVEVGLGRTDDFNGVRQEGASLYQRFTHRGRRWTTYDGYLAPHRKRPNLTITSGALVHKVVIENGRATGVRVKVGGTLQTIRARREVVLSAGAYNTPQLLMLSGIGPADHLAEHGITTVVDNPHVGAHLMDHPMYLVNWDSSHPDNLAFAEKPAQLLRYFVQHKGMLTSNIGEAGAFFHTSVADDAPSLQMIGAPVYFWQHGAAAYDGQAIAIGLSLVGARSEGSVRLASADPEHKVRICNNYFEHPDDMTSMVEGIERAREVMAAKALRGYANHEIHPGPSFGTGRTELEEAVRQGVEHTYHPSCTARMGTESGAAGGVLDASLRVHGVAGLRVADASAMPRVTHGNTHAPTMLIGEKAADLLTSGA
- a CDS encoding HNH endonuclease signature motif containing protein, producing MDLGTRPRSTAALLSRVGDRIRSRNALVVEEWEDITAWASDHVVSGPEGAATITEGYLDTGVPIAGDGAPLVSEFALMELVAVLGRTPDGGKAYVGRVIECAWRLPNVYEAVVAGRLAPWRAERIADLTRGLGAEAAGFVDRQLWNASGVGWAQLERLVAEAVLRYDPERAEADRAKAADHRHFDIGDVDEHGLVHLDGLLDAADGHDLDQAVGRRAEVLGRLGDDSSLDVRRSKAAAELARQDLALDLLVPDPATGEVVATVPGRKVVLNVHVTDTTLAGRNPVGRWEEGRCPISTGQIREWLRARHTTVIVRPVIDLADHLPVGSYEIPERHKTRVVLRDHTCRFPHCTRPATRCDIDHHQPHDRGGPTCPCNLVPLCRRHHRAKTHSTWRYDTITSGSYVWTSPNGYRFRVDHRGTHPVHPPDE
- a CDS encoding metal-sensitive transcriptional regulator yields the protein MKLEPEEIKAIITRLKRANGHLASVIRMLEEGAECEDALMQLAAVNKAVGRGGYALVATGLQKCLVEGGPDSVDAKKMEKLFLALA
- a CDS encoding alpha/beta hydrolase — translated: MPETTTSSPAPVFTDAWVPESARAIVLVLHGGAEHGTAPLDGRSLSWRRGRALARHLAGVTAADGIGVMMLRYRVRGWNAGHGPLPSPVADARWALGDIARTHGLPVAVLGHSMGARTGVAVADHPSVRGVVALAPWLPPGDPVAPLTGKVLRAAHGRLDRITSARATRAYVARAGEVADAEFTDMGAVGHYLLRRVPLWNAYAAASVREVLDAPGHA
- a CDS encoding IS110 family transposase, which codes for MTPAVFAGADTHADTIHVAAIDGYGRDLGDGEFPTTPAGYRDALAFLASFGSVQVFGIEGTSSYGAGLAVVARTAGIAVREVIRPEATVRRMQGKSDLIDAYQAARAAMTGRAKTAPKAEDVEGLRALLSTRRSAAKARTAAMNQIHAQLITAPVEIRERYRKLSDKRLIDALAACRPGSRGGVVATVLLGLKMLAQRHRFLGQQIELLDDQLRGLVAAINLNLISARGIGPVTAAQLLLTAGGNPERLASETSFAALCGTAPVPASSGKTTRYRLSRGGDRHANSALHTIATVRMASDPRTREFVATQRAKNRSNPEILRILKRAIAREVFKLLQNPNALTGIADLRRIRREKNLPIRVVVEQLGTTLNHVSRIERGVAFDREFTQRYRTWLQAA
- a CDS encoding FAD-binding domain-containing protein; this translates as MSPSILWFRRDLRLGDHPALLAAAAEGPVLPLFVIDPALWGPSGDVRRAFLLRTLRALDASLREHGPGLVVRSGRPESVVPALVAEVGAQAVHVSADFGPYGAARDARVADALDSVPLVPTGSPYAVAPGRVLTGDGGPYKVFTPFHKAWANHGWRAPAESDPAAVDWLGAPSEELPDEPDVSGVDLPEAGEAAARARWEAWRGTPYDDVRDRPDLDATSRLSPDLRWGTLHPRTILAGLDARRHHDAVFRKELAWREFYAHVLHAWPDSAREYFKPELQGLPYVTGRERDRRLAAWTEGRTGFPIVDAGMRQLLAEGWMHNRVRMIVASFLVKDLHVEWTHGARHFMRHLVDGDLASNQHNWQWVAGCGTDAAPYFRIFNPTTQGRKFDPDGAYVRRWIPELTDPTLGEYPDPIVDHAEQRAATLEAYQLLRRHGG
- a CDS encoding DUF302 domain-containing protein; this translates as MELTDFTLSATLDAPYDDTVARVRELLGDAGFGVLTEIDIRATLAAKLDVEVPAQLILGACRPQLAHRALQVEPRVAALMPCNVVVADAGEGRTRVDVMDPALLASLVPDPALAEVAADGRARLTGMMEALTAGETGATA